Proteins found in one Vicinamibacteria bacterium genomic segment:
- a CDS encoding MFS transporter, producing the protein MSDSAVRRFLSPVVTFREGETLTGVLMFAYSFLAMTAYNNIRPAATSKFISDLGADNLPWVYLVAGLTLGVILQYYGRLVGKIPRRWVLPGTQLLVVAVLVGFWFLLKTGQAWVSAALYFWGRMLLGIFLISQFWTLANDIYDPRQAKRIFGFIGGGASLGGLTGAVLTAFFAERVGTDNLLLFSAAILFFCFFIVVRIERGEVPAERAGSSSTVAPETVSGKEAIQMLRDSKHLRLIALLIGFGALGGLTLDQQLNSAAEELVQTEDAVTGFLGSITAYLSAIGFVVQIGLVSFVHRALGIGFALLVLPVSWG; encoded by the coding sequence ATGAGCGATTCCGCAGTCCGGAGATTCCTCTCGCCCGTCGTCACCTTCCGCGAAGGCGAGACCCTTACCGGGGTCCTGATGTTCGCCTACTCCTTCCTGGCGATGACGGCCTACAACAATATCAGGCCGGCGGCCACGTCGAAGTTCATTTCCGATCTCGGCGCCGACAACCTTCCTTGGGTGTACCTCGTCGCAGGTCTCACGCTGGGTGTCATTCTTCAGTACTACGGCCGCCTCGTGGGGAAGATACCGAGGCGTTGGGTCCTGCCGGGGACGCAGCTCCTCGTCGTCGCCGTGCTCGTCGGGTTCTGGTTTCTCCTGAAGACGGGCCAAGCCTGGGTCTCGGCGGCCCTCTACTTCTGGGGTCGCATGCTCCTCGGGATCTTTCTCATCAGCCAGTTCTGGACGCTGGCCAACGACATCTACGATCCGCGCCAGGCGAAGCGGATTTTTGGGTTCATCGGCGGCGGGGCGAGCCTCGGAGGCTTGACCGGTGCCGTACTGACGGCCTTCTTTGCCGAACGCGTAGGAACCGATAACTTGCTGCTCTTCAGTGCGGCGATCCTGTTCTTCTGCTTCTTCATCGTCGTTCGAATCGAGCGCGGGGAAGTGCCGGCCGAGCGCGCGGGCTCGTCGTCCACGGTGGCGCCGGAAACGGTCAGCGGCAAGGAAGCCATTCAAATGCTCCGAGATTCGAAGCATTTACGACTCATCGCGCTTCTGATCGGATTCGGTGCTCTGGGTGGGCTCACTCTGGACCAGCAGCTCAACTCCGCCGCGGAAGAGCTCGTTCAGACGGAAGACGCGGTCACGGGCTTTCTGGGAAGCATTACCGCCTACCTGTCGGCAATTGGCTTCGTGGTCCAAATCGGGCTCGTGAGCTTCGTTCACCGCGCCTTGGGTATCGGCTTCGCCCTTCTGGTGCTTCCCGTAAGCTGGGGTG